The Cyprinus carpio isolate SPL01 chromosome A5, ASM1834038v1, whole genome shotgun sequence genome has a segment encoding these proteins:
- the LOC109080782 gene encoding BMP-2-inducible protein kinase-like isoform X2 — protein sequence MKKFSRMPKSESGSLGGGSGSGTGSSNYIGKVFAVGRYQVTVEELIAEGGFSMVFLARTHSGVRCALKRMYVNNVHDLNIFKREITIMKELSGHKNIVRYLDSTTNAVGDSVWEVLILMEYCKAGQVVKQMNQRLHIGFTEAEVLNIFCDACEAVARLHQCKTPIIHRDLKVENILLNDQGNYVLCDFGSATHKVLLPHKDGIAAVEDEIKKYTTLSYRAPEMINLYQGKAITTKADIWALGCLLYKLCFFTLPFGESQVAICDGTFAVPDGSKFSSKLHCLIRYMLEPDQEKRPDIYQVSYFAFRLAGKVCPVPNLFNSPLPTSLPEPLTASDIAAKKSLTKARITDSVGPTETSIAPRQRPKAANSNVLPLSSSVTPVKMNVSSGTVSNGQKASGNGQQSAAQMPSSSQQNRVLQQLQPGDLRLQQLHHHQHQQQQQQQQQHNIHHQQQVTAQQLQYMQQYHQAMQQSLQMQQQHMLQQQMMMQQPIYQSQQQQQAHYTALMHQYQQAFVQQQQRCAPVQQVTYISPLDFQTPLGSYNPAGPSPVETPFAKIRSPVSTVDVMSPPPQTVSNPLDMSGWNPFGEDNFSKLTEEELLDREFDLLRAKKPVEGSLSIDRQQPVLQPSLPEDPFGSVPFLANAGAGVLTAEHPVEKLSVAVTVPATQDTTLQSVKEHKPAKKSSSTSSLPQESDSDFESDPPSPKSSEDEEAEEEEGLNSEREDTEPENLGQRPLLMDSEEEIEEEEDKHSSDSDCDSNKAKRGLSKEKAAVFPPKTVEAESGPSVNTPPISPSVAMPVASIVDVFGAVPFVGSGQPRVSPESSDIFAKAPFRQASQEDVAEEIDVFTKAPFNRNLSRSSRSGDGPSGQTPPVSPDSVDVFGFSPFQHSHVIPASRSQEDIFGQDPFDEADSPQQQRQKQRSLQKLSSRQRRTKQEASGGNGKRHHSTPTGGRKSNKPSFRTPEWVRRHKKVGRRDSQSSNEFLSTSDSKENISISLGEVFEKGAALSSDEVLLDPFGAKPFHPQDGSRHGQHRSLGDNKSEINSTNGRPRTSSLHGVFDGNKIDDFGAVPFTELVVQSGAPQTTQMDLDPFGAAPFPSKQ from the exons GAGGTTTCTCCATGGTGTTTCTGGCCCGCACACACAGTGGAGTAAGATGTGCCCTGAAAAGGATGTATGTGAACAATGTCCATGATCTGAACATCTTCAAGCGGGAGATCACAATCATG AAAGAGTTGTCGGGCCACAAGAACATTGTGCGGTATCTGGACTCAACCACCAATGCAGTCGGAGACAGTGTATGGGAGGTTCTGATTCTGATGGAGTATTGCAAGG CTGGTCAGGTGGTGAAGCAGATGAATCAGCGGCTGCATATAGGATTCACAGAAGCAGAGGTGCTCAACATATTCTGTGATGCATGTGAAGCTGTTGCCAGACTCCACCAGTGTAAAACTCCAATCATTCACAGAGACCTAAAG gtAGAAAACATTCTCCTAAATGACCAGGGAAACTACGTCTTGTGTGACTTTGGAAGTGCCACACACAAAGTTCTGCTTCCACATAAAGATGGAATAGCAGCGGTGGAGGATGAGATCAAGAA GTACACGACTCTGTCATACCGTGCCCCAGAGATGATTAACTTGTACCAAGGGAAAGCCATCACCACAAAGGCTGATATCTGG GCACTTGGATGCTTGTTGTACAAGCTGTGTTTCTTCACACTTCCATTTGGGGAGAGTCAAGTTGCCATATGTGACGGAACTTTTGCTGTTCCGGACGGTTCGAAATTCTCCTCCAAGTTGCACTGTTTAATCA GATACATGTTGGAGCCTGATCAAGAAAAGAGACCTGACATCTATCAAGTTTCTTATTTTGCCTTTCGGTTAGCTGGAAAGGTGTGTCCAGTGCCAAATCTCTTT AACTCTCCCCTTCCCACCTCATTGCCAGAGCCCCTTACTGCTAGTGATATTGCTGCTAAAAAGAGCCTGACAAAAGCCAG aaTAACAGATTCAGTTGGACCAACAGAAACATCAATCGCACCCAGGCAAAGACCCAAAGCTGCAAATAGTAATGTTTTACCTTTGTCCAGCTCTGTAACTCCTGTGAAAATGAATGTATCCTCAGGCACGGTTAGCAACGGTCAGAAAG CTTCTGGAAACGGGCAGCAGTCAGCTGCACAGATGCCAAGCAGCAGTCAACAGAACAGAGTGTTACAGCAGCTGCAGCCTGGAGACCTTCGACTGCAACAGCtacatcatcatcaacatcaacaacaacaacagcagcagcagcagcacaataTCCACCATCAACAGCAAGTCACTGCACAGCAGCTACAGTACATGCAACAG TATCATCAGGCCATGCAACAGAGCCTTCAGATGCAGCAACAGCATATGCTTCAGCAGCAGATGATGATGCAGCAGCCCATATATCAGTCCCAGCAGCAACAGCAGGCTCACTACACTGCCTTG ATGCATCAGTACCAGCAGGCCtttgttcagcagcagcagcgatgTGCTCCAGTCCAACAGGTGACCTATATCTCCCCTCTGGATTTCCAGACTCCACTGGGCTCCTATAACCCTGCCGGACCTTCTCCAGTAGAGACCCCCTTTGCTAAAATCAG aaGCCCAGTGTCCACTGTGGATGTTATGAGCCCTCCTCCCCAGACTGTCAGTAACCCTCTTGATATGTCTGGTTGGAACCCATTTGGAGAAGACAATTTCTCCAAACTCACAGAAGAGGAGCTTCTCGATCGAGAGTTCGACCTTCTAAGAGCAA AAAAGCCGGTAGAGGGATCTCTCAGCATAGACAGACAGCAGCCGGTACTGCAGCCCTCACTCCCTGAGGATCCATTTGGCTCTGTGCCATTCCTGGCCAACGCAG GAGCTGGTGTGCTGACAGCAGAGCATCCAGTTGAGAAGCTCAGTGTTGCTGTGACTGTTCCAGCCACGCAAGACACAACCCTGCAATCAGTCAAAGAACACAAACCTGCAAAGAAAAGTAGCTCCACTAGTTCACTGCCTCAGGAATCAGACAGTGATTTTGAGTCTGACCCACCCTCTCCCAAAAGCAGTGAAGACGAGGAGGCCGAAGAGGAGGAAGGTCTCAACAGCGAACGTGAAGACACTGAACCTGAGAACCTGGGTCAGAGGCCGTTACTCATGGACTCTGAGGAAGAGatagaggaagaggaggacaaaCACAGCTCAGACTCGGATTGTGACTCTAACAAAGCAAAACGTGGGTTGTCGAAGGAAAAGGCTGCAGTTTTTCCTCCCAAAACTGTGGAAGCTGAATCTGGACCCAGTGTGAACACTCCTCCCATTTCACCAAGTGTAGCCATGCCTGTCGCAAGCATTGTGGATGTGTTTGGTGCTGTTCCTTTTGTTGGCAGTGGTCAGCCCAGAGTGTCACCAGAGAGCTCAGATATTTTTGCCAAAGCCCCTTTTAGGCAGGCTAGCCAGGAGGACGTTGCAGAAGAGATTGACGTATTCACCAAAGCTCCTTTCAACAGAAACCTCTCCAGGTCCAGCAGGAGTGGCGATGGTCCCAGCGGCCAGACGCCACCCGTTTCTCCTGACAGCGTGGATGTATTCGGATTCTCGCCTTTCCAACATAGCCATGTAATACCTGCTTCTAGGAGTCAGGAGGACATCTTTGGCCAAGATCCTTTCGACGAAGCAGACAGTCCCCAGCAACAGAGGCAGAAGCAGCGCAGTCTTCAGAAACTCTCATCGCGGCAAAGGCGCACCAAACAAGAGGCCAGTGGTGGGAATGGGAAGCGACACCACAGCACGCCCACTGGCGGCAGGAAGAGCAACAAACCCAGTTTCCGTACCCCCGAATGGGTCCGAAGGCACAAGAAAGTGGGCAGACGGGACTCGCAGAGTAGCAACGAGTTCCTGAGCACGTCTGACTCCAAAGAGAACATTAGTATTTCCCTGGGCGAGGTGTTTGAAAAAGGAGCTGCGTTGTCCTCGGACGAGGTCTTGTTGGATCCGTTTGGAGCCAAGCCTTTTCATCCACAAGATGGCAGTAGACACGGTCAGCACCGGAGCTTGGGAGACAATAAAAGTGAGATCAATTCGACCAACGGTAGGCCGAGAACCAGTTCCCTACATGGCGTGTTTGACGGAAATAAGATAGATGACTTTGGAGCTGTACCTTTCACAGAACTGGTGGTCCAAAGCGGAGCTCCGCAAACCACACAAATGGATCTCGACCCTTTCGGAGCTGCACCTTTCCCCTCAAAGCAGTGA
- the LOC109080782 gene encoding BMP-2-inducible protein kinase-like isoform X1 — protein sequence MKKFSRMPKSESGSLGGGSGSGTGSSNYIGKVFAVGRYQVTVEELIAEGGFSMVFLARTHSGVRCALKRMYVNNVHDLNIFKREITIMKELSGHKNIVRYLDSTTNAVGDSVWEVLILMEYCKAGQVVKQMNQRLHIGFTEAEVLNIFCDACEAVARLHQCKTPIIHRDLKVENILLNDQGNYVLCDFGSATHKVLLPHKDGIAAVEDEIKKYTTLSYRAPEMINLYQGKAITTKADIWALGCLLYKLCFFTLPFGESQVAICDGTFAVPDGSKFSSKLHCLIRYMLEPDQEKRPDIYQVSYFAFRLAGKVCPVPNLFNSPLPTSLPEPLTASDIAAKKSLTKARITDSVGPTETSIAPRQRPKAANSNVLPLSSSVTPVKMNVSSGTVSNGQKASGNGQQSAAQMPSSSQQNRVLQQLQPGDLRLQQLHHHQHQQQQQQQQQHNIHHQQQVTAQQLQYMQQYHQAMQQSLQMQQQHMLQQQMMMQQPIYQSQQQQQAHYTALMHQYQQAFVQQQQRCAPVQQVTYISPLDFQTPLGSYNPAGPSPVETPFAKIRSPVSTVDVMSPPPQTVSNPLDMSGWNPFGEDNFSKLTEEELLDREFDLLRAKKPVEGSLSIDRQQPVLQPSLPEDPFGSVPFLANAAGAGVLTAEHPVEKLSVAVTVPATQDTTLQSVKEHKPAKKSSSTSSLPQESDSDFESDPPSPKSSEDEEAEEEEGLNSEREDTEPENLGQRPLLMDSEEEIEEEEDKHSSDSDCDSNKAKRGLSKEKAAVFPPKTVEAESGPSVNTPPISPSVAMPVASIVDVFGAVPFVGSGQPRVSPESSDIFAKAPFRQASQEDVAEEIDVFTKAPFNRNLSRSSRSGDGPSGQTPPVSPDSVDVFGFSPFQHSHVIPASRSQEDIFGQDPFDEADSPQQQRQKQRSLQKLSSRQRRTKQEASGGNGKRHHSTPTGGRKSNKPSFRTPEWVRRHKKVGRRDSQSSNEFLSTSDSKENISISLGEVFEKGAALSSDEVLLDPFGAKPFHPQDGSRHGQHRSLGDNKSEINSTNGRPRTSSLHGVFDGNKIDDFGAVPFTELVVQSGAPQTTQMDLDPFGAAPFPSKQ from the exons GAGGTTTCTCCATGGTGTTTCTGGCCCGCACACACAGTGGAGTAAGATGTGCCCTGAAAAGGATGTATGTGAACAATGTCCATGATCTGAACATCTTCAAGCGGGAGATCACAATCATG AAAGAGTTGTCGGGCCACAAGAACATTGTGCGGTATCTGGACTCAACCACCAATGCAGTCGGAGACAGTGTATGGGAGGTTCTGATTCTGATGGAGTATTGCAAGG CTGGTCAGGTGGTGAAGCAGATGAATCAGCGGCTGCATATAGGATTCACAGAAGCAGAGGTGCTCAACATATTCTGTGATGCATGTGAAGCTGTTGCCAGACTCCACCAGTGTAAAACTCCAATCATTCACAGAGACCTAAAG gtAGAAAACATTCTCCTAAATGACCAGGGAAACTACGTCTTGTGTGACTTTGGAAGTGCCACACACAAAGTTCTGCTTCCACATAAAGATGGAATAGCAGCGGTGGAGGATGAGATCAAGAA GTACACGACTCTGTCATACCGTGCCCCAGAGATGATTAACTTGTACCAAGGGAAAGCCATCACCACAAAGGCTGATATCTGG GCACTTGGATGCTTGTTGTACAAGCTGTGTTTCTTCACACTTCCATTTGGGGAGAGTCAAGTTGCCATATGTGACGGAACTTTTGCTGTTCCGGACGGTTCGAAATTCTCCTCCAAGTTGCACTGTTTAATCA GATACATGTTGGAGCCTGATCAAGAAAAGAGACCTGACATCTATCAAGTTTCTTATTTTGCCTTTCGGTTAGCTGGAAAGGTGTGTCCAGTGCCAAATCTCTTT AACTCTCCCCTTCCCACCTCATTGCCAGAGCCCCTTACTGCTAGTGATATTGCTGCTAAAAAGAGCCTGACAAAAGCCAG aaTAACAGATTCAGTTGGACCAACAGAAACATCAATCGCACCCAGGCAAAGACCCAAAGCTGCAAATAGTAATGTTTTACCTTTGTCCAGCTCTGTAACTCCTGTGAAAATGAATGTATCCTCAGGCACGGTTAGCAACGGTCAGAAAG CTTCTGGAAACGGGCAGCAGTCAGCTGCACAGATGCCAAGCAGCAGTCAACAGAACAGAGTGTTACAGCAGCTGCAGCCTGGAGACCTTCGACTGCAACAGCtacatcatcatcaacatcaacaacaacaacagcagcagcagcagcacaataTCCACCATCAACAGCAAGTCACTGCACAGCAGCTACAGTACATGCAACAG TATCATCAGGCCATGCAACAGAGCCTTCAGATGCAGCAACAGCATATGCTTCAGCAGCAGATGATGATGCAGCAGCCCATATATCAGTCCCAGCAGCAACAGCAGGCTCACTACACTGCCTTG ATGCATCAGTACCAGCAGGCCtttgttcagcagcagcagcgatgTGCTCCAGTCCAACAGGTGACCTATATCTCCCCTCTGGATTTCCAGACTCCACTGGGCTCCTATAACCCTGCCGGACCTTCTCCAGTAGAGACCCCCTTTGCTAAAATCAG aaGCCCAGTGTCCACTGTGGATGTTATGAGCCCTCCTCCCCAGACTGTCAGTAACCCTCTTGATATGTCTGGTTGGAACCCATTTGGAGAAGACAATTTCTCCAAACTCACAGAAGAGGAGCTTCTCGATCGAGAGTTCGACCTTCTAAGAGCAA AAAAGCCGGTAGAGGGATCTCTCAGCATAGACAGACAGCAGCCGGTACTGCAGCCCTCACTCCCTGAGGATCCATTTGGCTCTGTGCCATTCCTGGCCAACGCAG CAGGAGCTGGTGTGCTGACAGCAGAGCATCCAGTTGAGAAGCTCAGTGTTGCTGTGACTGTTCCAGCCACGCAAGACACAACCCTGCAATCAGTCAAAGAACACAAACCTGCAAAGAAAAGTAGCTCCACTAGTTCACTGCCTCAGGAATCAGACAGTGATTTTGAGTCTGACCCACCCTCTCCCAAAAGCAGTGAAGACGAGGAGGCCGAAGAGGAGGAAGGTCTCAACAGCGAACGTGAAGACACTGAACCTGAGAACCTGGGTCAGAGGCCGTTACTCATGGACTCTGAGGAAGAGatagaggaagaggaggacaaaCACAGCTCAGACTCGGATTGTGACTCTAACAAAGCAAAACGTGGGTTGTCGAAGGAAAAGGCTGCAGTTTTTCCTCCCAAAACTGTGGAAGCTGAATCTGGACCCAGTGTGAACACTCCTCCCATTTCACCAAGTGTAGCCATGCCTGTCGCAAGCATTGTGGATGTGTTTGGTGCTGTTCCTTTTGTTGGCAGTGGTCAGCCCAGAGTGTCACCAGAGAGCTCAGATATTTTTGCCAAAGCCCCTTTTAGGCAGGCTAGCCAGGAGGACGTTGCAGAAGAGATTGACGTATTCACCAAAGCTCCTTTCAACAGAAACCTCTCCAGGTCCAGCAGGAGTGGCGATGGTCCCAGCGGCCAGACGCCACCCGTTTCTCCTGACAGCGTGGATGTATTCGGATTCTCGCCTTTCCAACATAGCCATGTAATACCTGCTTCTAGGAGTCAGGAGGACATCTTTGGCCAAGATCCTTTCGACGAAGCAGACAGTCCCCAGCAACAGAGGCAGAAGCAGCGCAGTCTTCAGAAACTCTCATCGCGGCAAAGGCGCACCAAACAAGAGGCCAGTGGTGGGAATGGGAAGCGACACCACAGCACGCCCACTGGCGGCAGGAAGAGCAACAAACCCAGTTTCCGTACCCCCGAATGGGTCCGAAGGCACAAGAAAGTGGGCAGACGGGACTCGCAGAGTAGCAACGAGTTCCTGAGCACGTCTGACTCCAAAGAGAACATTAGTATTTCCCTGGGCGAGGTGTTTGAAAAAGGAGCTGCGTTGTCCTCGGACGAGGTCTTGTTGGATCCGTTTGGAGCCAAGCCTTTTCATCCACAAGATGGCAGTAGACACGGTCAGCACCGGAGCTTGGGAGACAATAAAAGTGAGATCAATTCGACCAACGGTAGGCCGAGAACCAGTTCCCTACATGGCGTGTTTGACGGAAATAAGATAGATGACTTTGGAGCTGTACCTTTCACAGAACTGGTGGTCCAAAGCGGAGCTCCGCAAACCACACAAATGGATCTCGACCCTTTCGGAGCTGCACCTTTCCCCTCAAAGCAGTGA